A part of Streptomyces sp. DSM 40750 genomic DNA contains:
- a CDS encoding complex I subunit 1/NuoH family protein, which yields MNDAPDVALRLLVVFVVFLTFPLIIGQTEHKVMAHMQGRLGPMYAGGFHGWAQLVADGVKFAQKEDVVPAGADRRIFQLAPAVALLPYLLVLLAIPIGPGEGAVGEVIDAGIFFVLAVMGVGVLGSLMAGWASANKFSLLGGLRTAAQLLAYELPMLLTAASVAMAAGTVSLVGILDAFQWWWLPWQIVGAIVFFVAGLAELQRPPFDMPVADSEIIFGAYTEYTGLRFALFLLAEYAGIVVLCGLTTVLFLGGWHGPWGADGLGWVWTLLKTAVLAFIVIWLRVTYPRLREDQLQKLSWTLLVPLSLAQIALTGVVKVVIQ from the coding sequence GTGAACGACGCTCCAGACGTCGCCCTGCGACTCCTCGTCGTCTTCGTCGTCTTCCTGACCTTCCCCTTGATCATCGGCCAGACCGAACACAAGGTGATGGCCCACATGCAGGGCCGCCTGGGCCCCATGTACGCCGGCGGTTTCCACGGCTGGGCCCAACTCGTCGCGGACGGCGTGAAGTTCGCCCAGAAGGAAGACGTGGTCCCGGCCGGAGCCGACCGCCGTATCTTCCAACTCGCTCCGGCCGTGGCCCTCCTCCCTTACCTCCTCGTCCTCCTCGCCATCCCGATCGGCCCGGGCGAGGGCGCCGTCGGTGAGGTCATCGACGCGGGCATCTTCTTCGTCCTCGCCGTGATGGGCGTAGGCGTCCTCGGCTCGCTCATGGCCGGCTGGGCCTCCGCGAACAAGTTCTCCCTCCTCGGCGGCCTCCGCACCGCCGCCCAGCTCCTCGCCTACGAACTCCCGATGCTGCTCACGGCGGCGTCCGTGGCGATGGCGGCCGGCACGGTCTCCCTCGTCGGCATCCTCGACGCCTTCCAGTGGTGGTGGCTCCCCTGGCAGATCGTCGGTGCGATCGTCTTCTTCGTCGCCGGCCTCGCCGAGCTCCAGCGCCCGCCCTTCGACATGCCCGTCGCCGACTCGGAGATCATCTTCGGTGCCTACACCGAGTACACGGGCCTCCGCTTCGCCCTGTTCCTCCTCGCCGAGTACGCCGGAATCGTCGTCCTGTGCGGCCTGACCACCGTCCTCTTCCTGGGCGGCTGGCACGGCCCCTGGGGCGCCGACGGCCTCGGCTGGGTCTGGACCCTCCTGAAGACCGCCGTCCTCGCCTTCATCGTGATCTGGCTCCGCGTCACCTACCCCCGCCTGCGCGAGGACCAGCTCCAGAAGCTCTCCTGGACACTCCTCGTCCCCCTCTCCCTCGCCCAGATCGCCCTCACCGGCGTCGTCAAGGTGGTGATCCAGTAA